A single genomic interval of Chryseobacterium paludis harbors:
- a CDS encoding M20 family metallo-hydrolase: MQELKSVYNQEELFNNAIELLKKLIEMPSFSKDEYNTSVEIESFFQKHGIPAKRFKNNIWAVNKHFDEAKPSVLLNTHHDTVKPNKAYTLDPFVAIEKEGKLYGLGSNDAGASLVSLAQTFLYFYERGDLKYNLVIALTAEEEISGFDGIEALFPQLSNVELAIVGEPTQMNLAIAEKGLLVIDGEMKGTASHAAHPNNDNAIIKCMRDLQHITNFKFPKVSDYLGEVKITLSAIHAGVQHNVVPEACQFTLDVRVTDEYSNEEVFEIIQSQMKSNLTARSFRLNSSKIELDHPFVQAGLAIGRTTYGSPTSSDQAIIPCTSVKMGPGDSRRSHTADEYIELSEIKEGIEIYIRILEKVL, from the coding sequence ATGCAGGAACTGAAATCTGTTTATAATCAAGAAGAGTTATTCAATAATGCAATTGAATTGCTTAAAAAACTGATTGAAATGCCTTCATTCAGCAAGGATGAATATAATACTTCTGTAGAAATAGAAAGTTTTTTTCAAAAACACGGAATTCCTGCGAAGCGTTTTAAAAATAACATCTGGGCGGTCAATAAACATTTTGATGAGGCTAAACCTTCTGTATTGCTGAATACACACCATGATACGGTAAAACCTAATAAGGCCTATACTTTAGATCCGTTTGTAGCAATTGAAAAAGAGGGAAAATTATATGGATTGGGTAGTAATGATGCCGGGGCTTCTCTGGTTTCTTTAGCACAGACGTTTTTATATTTTTATGAAAGAGGAGATTTAAAATATAATTTAGTTATTGCTTTAACGGCAGAGGAGGAGATTTCAGGTTTTGATGGGATTGAAGCCTTATTTCCACAACTGTCCAATGTGGAATTGGCTATTGTAGGAGAACCTACGCAGATGAACCTTGCGATTGCTGAGAAAGGACTTTTGGTAATTGATGGTGAAATGAAGGGTACAGCTTCTCATGCTGCTCATCCTAATAATGATAATGCTATTATAAAATGTATGCGGGATTTGCAGCATATTACAAATTTTAAGTTTCCAAAGGTTTCAGATTATCTGGGAGAAGTTAAAATTACGCTATCTGCCATTCATGCCGGAGTTCAGCATAATGTAGTTCCTGAAGCATGTCAATTTACTTTGGATGTAAGAGTGACGGATGAATATAGCAATGAAGAAGTTTTTGAAATTATTCAATCACAAATGAAATCAAACCTTACGGCAAGATCCTTCAGGTTAAATTCTTCGAAAATAGAATTGGATCACCCTTTTGTGCAGGCTGGTTTGGCAATTGGAAGGACAACGTACGGATCTCCAACCTCTTCAGATCAGGCAATCATACCTTGTACCTCTGTTAAAATGGGTCCCGGAGACAGTAGGCGCTCTCATACGGCGGATGAATATATAGAACTCAGTGAAATAAAAGAAGGAATTGAAATTTATATCCGGATTTTAGAAAAGGTGTTATAA
- a CDS encoding aspartate carbamoyltransferase catalytic subunit produces MFTITELSTEKINSILAEALAFANGKTAKIEGEVFCSNLFFEDSTRTKTSFDLAERKLGLQVVPFDASHSSVNKGESLYDTVKTIESIGVDLVVIRDKKDGFFEELKNINIPVINGGDGKGNHPSQCMLDLMTIHQEFGKFEGLKVGIVGDVKHSRVANSNAEALRRLGAKVYFSGPEDWFDEGALINGTYQSVDQLINEVDVLMLLRIQHERHDAKMSFSASDYHRKYGLTKEREKAMKKEAIIMHPAPINRGVEIDTDLVECERSRIFKQMQNGVFARMAILKNTLEEKGFKFK; encoded by the coding sequence ATGTTTACGATTACAGAACTAAGTACCGAGAAAATCAACAGTATACTGGCAGAAGCACTGGCTTTTGCTAATGGAAAAACTGCTAAAATAGAGGGCGAAGTTTTTTGCTCAAATCTATTCTTTGAGGATAGTACAAGAACAAAAACAAGCTTCGATTTAGCTGAAAGAAAATTAGGATTGCAGGTCGTTCCATTTGATGCTTCACACAGCTCAGTAAATAAGGGTGAAAGTTTATATGATACAGTGAAGACGATTGAGAGTATAGGGGTAGACTTAGTTGTAATAAGAGATAAAAAAGACGGATTCTTTGAAGAATTAAAAAATATTAATATTCCGGTGATCAATGGTGGCGATGGAAAGGGAAACCACCCATCGCAGTGTATGCTGGATCTTATGACGATCCATCAGGAATTTGGAAAATTTGAAGGTCTGAAAGTTGGAATTGTAGGGGATGTAAAGCACAGCAGAGTTGCTAACTCCAATGCAGAAGCATTAAGAAGACTAGGTGCTAAAGTATATTTCTCAGGACCAGAGGATTGGTTTGATGAAGGTGCTTTGATTAACGGAACTTACCAGTCGGTAGACCAGCTGATCAATGAAGTGGATGTTTTAATGTTATTAAGAATTCAGCATGAAAGACACGACGCTAAAATGAGTTTTTCGGCTTCAGATTATCATAGAAAATATGGTTTGACGAAAGAAAGGGAAAAAGCGATGAAAAAAGAAGCGATCATCATGCATCCAGCTCCTATCAACAGAGGAGTGGAAATCGATACCGATTTAGTAGAATGTGAGCGTTCAAGGATTTTTAAGCAAATGCAGAATGGAGTTTTTGCAAGAATGGCGATACTTAAAAATACGCTCGAAGAAAAAGGATTTAAGTTTAAATAA
- a CDS encoding N-acetylornithine carbamoyltransferase, which produces MKNFTAVSDIENLQEIIKKALYIKENPHSETEKGKGKTIGLVFLNSSLRTRLSSQIAAQNLGLNVLTLNAAQEAWNLEFADGAVMNGDTVEHIKDAIEVLNQYCDIIAVRCFAGMKNKEDDVNESILSQFLKHAKVPVISLESATRHPLQSLADCITITENWKEERKPKVVLTWAPHIKPIAQAVGNSFAEWMQEMDVDFVIANPKGYDLDQNFTKDTKVIHNQEEALKDADFIYVKNWSSFDEYAAIPEVKENWMLTAEKLAETNNGKVMHCLPVRRNVELSDEVMDGENSIIYQQAKNRIFSAQAVFSEILDEIKSSK; this is translated from the coding sequence ATGAAAAATTTTACCGCTGTAAGTGATATTGAAAACTTACAGGAAATCATAAAAAAAGCTTTATATATAAAAGAAAACCCCCATTCAGAAACTGAAAAAGGAAAGGGGAAAACTATAGGATTGGTATTCTTAAATTCAAGTTTAAGAACCCGTTTAAGCAGTCAGATTGCAGCCCAAAACTTGGGATTAAATGTCTTAACACTAAATGCAGCCCAGGAAGCATGGAATCTTGAATTTGCTGATGGAGCGGTGATGAATGGCGATACTGTAGAGCATATCAAAGATGCTATCGAGGTGTTGAATCAATACTGTGATATTATTGCGGTTCGTTGTTTTGCGGGAATGAAAAACAAGGAAGATGATGTAAATGAAAGTATTTTAAGTCAGTTCCTGAAACATGCAAAAGTTCCGGTAATTTCTTTGGAATCGGCAACCCGTCATCCTTTGCAAAGTTTAGCAGACTGTATCACCATCACTGAAAACTGGAAAGAAGAGCGTAAGCCAAAGGTTGTATTGACCTGGGCTCCACACATTAAGCCAATTGCTCAGGCTGTAGGAAATTCTTTTGCTGAGTGGATGCAGGAAATGGATGTGGATTTTGTCATTGCGAATCCTAAAGGGTATGATCTGGATCAAAATTTTACAAAAGATACCAAGGTTATTCATAATCAGGAAGAAGCTTTGAAAGATGCTGATTTTATCTATGTTAAAAACTGGTCGTCTTTTGATGAATATGCTGCCATACCTGAAGTAAAAGAAAATTGGATGCTGACTGCTGAAAAGCTGGCAGAAACGAATAATGGAAAGGTCATGCACTGTCTTCCGGTTCGTCGGAATGTAGAACTAAGTGATGAAGTAATGGATGGTGAAAATTCGATTATTTATCAGCAGGCTAAAAACCGTATTTTCTCTGCACAGGCTGTGTTTAGTGAGATTTTAGATGAAATCAAATCCAGTAAATAA
- a CDS encoding carbamoyl phosphate synthase small subunit, translating into MKKKLILESGEVFNGEGFGAELETAGEVVFNTGMTGYQELISDPSYCGQIVCMTYPLIGNYGINRDDYESIEPAIKGLIVKEICDLPSNFRTQITLDELFKKKNLSGISGIDTRRLTRILRNSGVVKGKIVNADADENAIVEELKLTTFPTNQVETVSTKTPYANPGRGFKVVLVDFGSKLGIIRELSQRNCDIIVVSHDTTAEEILLMDPDGIMLSNGPGDPEDNQQALEMIRGLLGKVPIFGICLGHQLIGLACGAKTFKLKFGHRGGNHPVLDLVKNKVSITSQNHGYAVDQESLKGTDLIETHIALNDRTNEGLKHKIHPCFSVQYHPEASPGPEDANYLFDEFIDLMEDFKKL; encoded by the coding sequence ATGAAAAAGAAATTAATATTAGAATCCGGAGAGGTTTTTAACGGAGAAGGTTTCGGAGCAGAATTGGAAACAGCAGGAGAAGTGGTTTTCAATACCGGAATGACGGGATATCAAGAATTGATTTCCGACCCATCTTATTGTGGTCAGATTGTATGTATGACTTATCCGTTGATCGGAAATTATGGGATCAACCGCGATGATTATGAAAGTATTGAACCAGCTATTAAAGGTCTTATTGTAAAGGAAATTTGTGATCTACCATCCAATTTCCGTACTCAGATCACCTTGGATGAATTGTTCAAAAAGAAAAACCTTTCAGGAATTTCAGGAATAGATACAAGAAGACTGACAAGAATTCTTCGTAACTCAGGTGTGGTAAAAGGAAAAATTGTAAATGCAGATGCTGATGAAAACGCAATTGTAGAAGAGTTAAAATTAACAACTTTCCCTACCAACCAGGTAGAAACTGTTTCTACGAAAACACCTTACGCAAATCCGGGAAGAGGTTTCAAAGTAGTATTGGTAGATTTCGGTTCTAAATTAGGAATCATCAGAGAGCTTTCTCAAAGAAACTGCGACATTATCGTTGTATCACATGATACAACAGCTGAAGAGATCTTACTAATGGATCCGGATGGGATTATGCTTTCAAATGGTCCTGGTGATCCTGAAGATAACCAACAGGCCTTAGAAATGATCCGCGGTCTTTTAGGAAAAGTTCCGATCTTTGGAATTTGCTTAGGACACCAGTTAATAGGGTTAGCTTGTGGAGCGAAAACATTCAAACTGAAATTCGGACACAGAGGAGGAAATCACCCGGTTTTAGATTTAGTGAAAAATAAAGTTTCGATCACTTCCCAAAACCACGGTTATGCAGTAGATCAGGAAAGTCTTAAAGGAACAGACCTTATCGAAACCCACATCGCTCTAAACGACAGAACAAATGAAGGATTGAAACACAAAATCCACCCTTGTTTCTCAGTTCAGTATCACCCGGAAGCAAGTCCAGGCCCGGAAGATGCGAATTATTTGTTTGATGAGTTTATTGATTTAATGGAAGACTTTAAGAAGCTATAA
- the argB gene encoding acetylglutamate kinase, which yields MKEKLFVVKIGGALIDDEVMLNQFLEEFSNIKEKKILIHGGGKLATILAAKLGVTQQLVNGRRITDKSTLDIVTMVYAGNINKNIVSKLQYRNCNALGLSGADANVIQAKKRNHSEINFGFVGDIDEESVNKKMLSYFLYLDLVPVFSAITHDKKGNLLNTNADTIASVIAQSLSEIYDVELLYCFDKEGVLEDVDDPDSVIKSVSQEDFSTLKEAGKLHKGILPKLENALGAIKNNVNKVFLIKETQLKNHIENHHAGTEICL from the coding sequence ATGAAAGAGAAACTTTTTGTTGTAAAAATAGGAGGTGCCTTGATTGATGATGAGGTAATGCTGAATCAGTTTCTGGAAGAATTTTCCAATATTAAGGAAAAGAAAATTCTGATTCATGGTGGTGGAAAACTGGCAACGATACTGGCGGCTAAATTGGGAGTAACTCAGCAGTTGGTCAATGGAAGAAGAATTACGGATAAATCGACATTAGATATTGTGACAATGGTGTATGCGGGAAATATTAATAAAAATATCGTTTCGAAACTACAGTACAGAAATTGTAATGCTTTAGGGCTTTCAGGTGCTGATGCTAATGTAATTCAGGCAAAAAAGAGAAATCACTCTGAAATTAATTTTGGATTTGTTGGTGATATTGATGAGGAAAGCGTCAACAAAAAAATGCTTTCTTATTTTCTTTATCTTGATCTCGTTCCTGTTTTTTCTGCCATCACGCATGATAAGAAAGGAAATCTCTTAAATACCAATGCAGATACCATTGCTTCGGTAATTGCTCAGTCTTTATCAGAAATATATGATGTTGAATTGTTGTACTGTTTTGATAAAGAAGGGGTATTGGAAGATGTTGATGACCCTGATTCTGTTATTAAAAGTGTATCTCAGGAAGATTTTTCAACTTTAAAAGAAGCAGGAAAATTGCATAAAGGGATCTTGCCGAAACTTGAAAATGCACTTGGAGCCATTAAAAATAATGTAAATAAGGTTTTCTTAATTAAAGAAACCCAATTGAAGAACCATATAGAAAATCATCATGCAGGAACTGAAATCTGTTTATAA
- a CDS encoding aspartate aminotransferase family protein, giving the protein MNLFNVYPLFNINPVKAQGSFLWDDKGEKYLDFYGGHAVISIGHNHPHYQTKLKDQLDKISFYSNSVQNELQMELAEKLGKLSGYEDYNLFLCNSGAEANENALKLASFHNGNSKVLYFSGSFHGRTSAAVSVTDNPKIVAPVNYSERFIKSEWNNVEQLEKVFETHGDDISSVIIEGIQGVGGIMIPTAEFLSKIKELCEQYNTVLILDEVQSGYGRSGYFFAHQEFGVQPDIITTAKGMGNGFPIGGVLIHPKFEASNGLLGTTFGGNHLACAAAIAVLDVMKDENLMDNAESMGNYIENEIKDFPHVQSIRRKGLMIGIELDRDCAEVRKSLLYDHHIFTGNSNDKAVLRILPALTIKKEETDLFINALKEVLHQID; this is encoded by the coding sequence ATGAACTTATTCAACGTATATCCATTATTTAATATAAATCCTGTAAAGGCTCAGGGATCATTTCTTTGGGACGATAAGGGAGAAAAATATCTTGATTTTTATGGTGGTCATGCTGTGATCTCTATTGGTCATAATCATCCGCATTATCAAACGAAACTTAAAGATCAATTAGATAAAATTTCTTTTTATTCTAATTCTGTTCAAAATGAGCTGCAAATGGAACTTGCTGAGAAATTAGGGAAGTTATCAGGTTATGAAGATTATAATCTTTTCCTGTGTAACTCAGGAGCAGAAGCCAATGAGAATGCTTTAAAACTGGCTTCTTTCCATAATGGAAACAGCAAAGTTCTTTATTTTTCAGGGTCTTTCCATGGAAGAACTTCTGCAGCAGTTTCTGTGACAGATAATCCAAAAATTGTGGCTCCCGTTAATTATTCTGAACGATTCATCAAATCGGAATGGAATAATGTAGAGCAGCTGGAAAAGGTTTTTGAAACTCATGGGGATGATATTTCTTCTGTAATTATTGAAGGAATCCAGGGAGTAGGTGGAATTATGATTCCAACAGCAGAGTTTTTATCTAAAATTAAAGAACTGTGCGAGCAGTATAATACTGTTTTGATTTTGGATGAAGTACAATCCGGATATGGAAGATCGGGTTATTTCTTTGCACATCAGGAGTTTGGTGTTCAGCCGGATATAATTACAACAGCTAAAGGAATGGGAAATGGTTTTCCGATTGGTGGTGTTTTGATCCATCCGAAATTTGAAGCCAGCAATGGATTACTGGGAACTACTTTTGGTGGAAATCATTTAGCTTGTGCTGCAGCGATTGCCGTTCTGGATGTGATGAAAGATGAAAATCTTATGGATAATGCTGAAAGCATGGGAAATTATATTGAAAATGAAATTAAAGATTTTCCACATGTTCAATCTATTCGAAGGAAAGGATTGATGATCGGGATAGAGCTTGACAGGGATTGCGCTGAGGTGAGGAAAAGCCTGCTTTATGATCATCATATTTTTACAGGAAATTCTAATGATAAAGCTGTGCTGAGAATTCTTCCGGCTCTTACCATTAAAAAAGAAGAGACTGATCTTTTCATTAATGCTTTGAAAGAGGTCCTTCATCAAATAGATTAA
- the argH gene encoding argininosuccinate lyase translates to MKKIWQKDNLATNILVNQFTVGKDLDFDERLAKYDVKGSMAHCKMLAEVGIISNEESEQMTSVLAMILKDIENGSFELDKEAEDIHSQIEAILIEKLGDVGKKIHTARSRNDQVLLDIKLYLLDEIREITSLTDEFFQLLIGLAEEHKEVLLPGYTHLQIAMPSSFGLWFGAYAEALLDDVEMLFSVKNIINKNPLGSAAGYGSSFPIDRESTTYNLGFQTMNYNAVYAQMTRGKSEKLLAMAMATIAGTLGKFAYDVCLYLSQNFNFISFPKEFTTGSSIMPHKKNPDIFELVRARCNRIQSLPNELILLTNNLPSGYHRDVQLTKEILFPAIDSLKECLEILNYTLPNIKVREGILEDEKYKYLFSVEKINEEVKNGSSFRDAYVKVGQEIENNEFDFEIANLSHTHQGSIGNLCLDKISYQFNKLKNKILG, encoded by the coding sequence ATGAAAAAGATATGGCAGAAAGATAATCTTGCCACCAATATATTAGTCAACCAGTTTACAGTAGGAAAAGACCTTGATTTCGATGAGCGATTAGCAAAATATGATGTTAAGGGTTCTATGGCTCACTGTAAGATGCTTGCAGAAGTTGGAATTATTTCCAATGAAGAATCAGAACAGATGACCTCTGTTTTGGCTATGATATTAAAAGATATTGAAAACGGAAGTTTCGAACTCGACAAAGAAGCTGAGGATATCCATTCTCAGATTGAAGCGATCTTAATTGAAAAATTAGGAGATGTAGGGAAAAAGATTCATACGGCAAGATCCCGAAATGATCAGGTTTTATTGGATATCAAGCTTTATTTACTGGATGAGATTCGTGAAATAACAAGCCTTACTGACGAGTTTTTTCAGCTATTGATAGGATTGGCCGAAGAGCATAAAGAGGTTTTGCTTCCAGGATATACACATTTGCAGATTGCAATGCCTTCGTCTTTTGGATTATGGTTCGGAGCGTATGCAGAGGCTTTATTAGATGATGTTGAAATGCTGTTCTCGGTAAAGAATATCATTAATAAAAACCCATTAGGTTCTGCAGCTGGTTATGGTTCTTCCTTTCCGATCGATCGAGAAAGTACAACCTACAACCTTGGGTTTCAAACGATGAATTATAATGCTGTATATGCTCAGATGACCCGTGGGAAATCTGAAAAGTTACTGGCAATGGCCATGGCAACAATAGCAGGAACCCTTGGGAAATTTGCCTATGACGTATGTTTGTATTTAAGTCAGAACTTTAATTTTATAAGCTTTCCTAAAGAATTTACAACGGGAAGCAGTATTATGCCTCATAAAAAGAACCCGGATATTTTCGAGTTGGTGAGAGCGAGATGTAATAGAATTCAATCTTTACCGAATGAGCTTATACTGTTGACGAATAATCTTCCTTCAGGATATCACAGAGATGTACAGCTGACAAAAGAAATTCTTTTTCCAGCTATTGATTCCTTAAAAGAATGTCTGGAGATCTTAAATTATACTTTGCCCAACATAAAAGTGAGAGAGGGTATTCTGGAGGATGAAAAATACAAATATCTTTTCAGTGTAGAGAAAATTAATGAAGAGGTTAAAAATGGCAGTTCCTTCCGGGATGCTTATGTAAAAGTAGGCCAGGAAATAGAGAATAATGAATTTGATTTTGAAATTGCGAATCTTAGCCATACCCATCAGGGAAGTATAGGAAATCTATGTCTGGATAAAATAAGTTATCAGTTTAATAAACTGAAAAATAAAATACTGGGTTAG
- a CDS encoding Lrp/AsnC family transcriptional regulator — protein sequence MDAKDKMILSIIQEDSTLSVKEISEKIGLTFTPTYERIKQLEKQGVIEKYVGLLNREKLGLNIVVYCNVRLKEQSKKVLETFEKNIGKYDEVQEIISLSGEYDYMLKIIAKDINSYNDFAVSVISNIPNIGQYHSSIVLHEVKKSTKFKIDLA from the coding sequence ATGGACGCTAAAGACAAAATGATTCTCAGTATTATTCAGGAAGACTCTACTCTATCTGTAAAAGAAATCTCCGAGAAGATTGGTCTTACCTTCACTCCAACTTATGAGCGTATCAAACAATTAGAGAAACAAGGGGTTATTGAGAAATATGTTGGCCTTCTGAACCGTGAAAAACTGGGACTTAATATTGTTGTTTATTGTAATGTCCGTCTTAAAGAGCAGTCCAAAAAGGTATTGGAGACTTTTGAGAAGAACATTGGAAAATATGACGAAGTTCAGGAAATCATCAGCCTCTCTGGCGAATATGATTATATGCTGAAGATCATTGCCAAGGATATCAACTCTTATAATGATTTTGCTGTAAGTGTGATCTCAAATATTCCTAATATCGGACAATACCACAGTTCCATCGTTTTACATGAAGTGAAAAAATCCACTAAATTTAAAATTGATCTCGCCTAA